CGCAGATGGTGTGCAATTCCACCAGCATTGGCAAGGAGAGAGCCTTTTCCATGTCCCTTTCGTTTATTTAGATCCCCCTTGAAGAATGAGGTGCCACTTCAAAGAGGCAGGCGGACTGCAGGTGGCCTTATAGCTTCTGGTTGATTTATGCTGGAGTTTACCCACTGCCTTTGCACAGGCTTTGTTTCAGGGAGTATATTTATCTGACCTTTCTTTGACTAGACAACCCCACAGCAGCTCATGGGAGGAAATGGGTGCTCTGTGTAGAGAGGTGGCATTTGGATGAGCTGCAGGAATTCTGGGGTGTCTAGTGTTTGATCCCTTAAGCCTGCACTGACCACCTTAGAGTCAGCTCAACACCTCCCAGAGTGATGGGAAGGGAATGTCCTGGAGCTGAATATTCAATGTAGACTCTGAGGTAGCTTGTTGCTTTAGCAAGAATCAGACTTAGGTCACTCTGTGGGTCCAAAAGTGTTATGGGCAGTGCCCAGGGCCATTCTGTGTTTGCTTCTTCAGTGAGCCTGTATTAAAACCAGGTACTTGGAGATAATTCTGGTCAGTGAGGAAGACACATGCCCTTTAAGACCACAAGAGCCTGTGCTTTGCAACCCTGTAGAGGACAGAGTGAGGAGTGGTGTGTCTCTTAAGAGGGTTTCTTCCTGTTGGGCTTCATTTGCTCGAAGATGAGGTGGATCCCCATTATTCAGCACCCCTCAACTCTATAGGGTGAGTGATCAATTCCTGTTTCTGAGCTACACCATGCCGTGTAAGTGCCACTGTCCTCTTAAACTTCAAGCTCAGATGCCACGTGAGGCTCAGTCAGCAGGCCCTGCAGGAGGGCCAGGGGCAGGCTACAGTGTGCTCGCCTCCTGGGGCCTCCTCCCGTGGGGCTGCTCCTTGCCCACAGTCCATGCACCCTCACTTCTCCAGGCCTTAGAGAGTTGGCACTGGGTGTTAACCGCAGAGTGGCAGCACCTTGCCTCataggtggaggtgggagggtgggtgtAAGGTGGGAATGGAGAAGCTGTTTTGCTCCTGATTTCTTCCTGTCAAATTGAAGTCCATCCTCCAGGAGTGTCTTCAGACAAATGCAGCTCCGCCGTCCTGAGGGGTTGCTGCTGAGGGAGTGTGGGATCCCAGAAATCTCTGCCCATGGACTGCCTTTATGTCTCCCTAGATGATCAGCTGCCTTTCCACACGAGCTGGACTGCTTCATTTAAACAAGTCATGGGTCCAAGCTGAGTGCCTTCTTCAAAGACGTTTAAGAACAAGACACTTAAACAGAATACAGTATCATAAATATGCCAACGAAAAAGATGCAGGCATTTTTTTAGAGACGCATTAGCTGACACGGGTCAATTAGGGCCGCCTATGGGTACCCAGGGAGTGCTGTCTTGTTAATGGAGATCCTTGCTGAGTCTCTTTCTGAAGTTCCTTTCCAGAAGTGAAATTAAAATCGCGCAATTAAAATGTTCACAGTTGGGGCTGAATGTTCTTGAACTGATTGAAAGATGAAGAAGTGGACACACCAACATTTTGAAACAGCAATTGTCTCTGTAATTAAATGCAATTAACTGACATAACTGTTTGCTTTACTCCGTGTAAAACTGATTGAAATGGCAAGACTTTAAAGAATATGCCCCcgtctgttttctctttccatcCTAACCAAAATTCTCACCAACATGTGAAGACCAACAAAGGTAATGATCGGCACACCCGCTCTAATATTGATGTTATGGGTTAAATATATCCACGAAACTGGGGAGAAATACATTGGAAAAAATAAAGCTCTAGGCTGTCCAATGTACATCATTTCTTCTAAGCCACATACCTTTGCATTTCcacaataaaaagattaaatctaaaaattattCCATGACTGATCTCTGGGGAAGGAGCCATTGAATGTAAGTGATAACCAAAATGCAGATTCCAAAGGTGAGAATAAAAAGTTAGTTCATTAGCTTttctaaaaaactttttttcagatTATTATAGGCAATCTGGAAAATGctgaaagaataaagagaaaaaaatttcccATAATCTCACCACAGACAGATAATCAATAGGTATTTTCTTCATCCTTACATACATATCTGAATTCATATTgactatatattttaaacatgtattatatatatttgtatcctAAGTTTTTGCTTATATTGCAAGTATTTTTCTTGCCATTAAAAAAGTTCATGAACATTTTTATAAACGTCCAAATAAAATCTTATCACATGGACATTCCACTGTTTATTTGGCCATCGTCTCATTATTGGATATATAAGTTATTCACAGTATTTTGCTGTCATAATAATAGAGAAAAGACATCTTGTTGCAAAAATctgcctgtattttttttccttaggaagCTTTCTTTTAAGTGTAATTTCCTGGACTAAAGATTAGAATCATTTTTTGAGGCTTTTGGTAGGTactgccaaattgccctccagaAGGTATTCAATTTGTACTTCCATCAGCAGAGTAAGAAGTTGCCTATtccctgaggcttctccagcacTGAGTGTGGTCTCTATAAGATTGAGCCTCTGGAAAGCCCAATAGCCCTTTACTAGAGGAAGCTCATTGTTTAACAGATCACCTTGGTGGTAGGACAAACAGCAACTGAAACCTGAATTACTCAGGCCTCTGGCTGTGCTTCCCAGCAAAGGTGAGGGCACCTGGGACCAGCACCCAGAAAGTGCCTACCAGGGCAGTTGAGTGATACCCATGAGCAACTAGACGGCAGACAAGCTACTGTCATCATGAGGACTGCTACTAGTCAGGTTAGTTTGAAGTCTGACCCCATGTCACTCACCTCCTTTTCTGTCCTTCCCAGCTGTGTTGGCCATAGATGGACACGAGGTCATCCTAGAGAGGATAGAAGACTGGAATGTGGTGGAACTCATGGTGAATGAAGAAGTCGTCTTCCACTGCAACATTAAGGACTTGGAGTTCGGTAAGCCCTTTGGCGACGTTTCCAGCCAGCAATTTGCCTCCTCTGAGGAGTCCCTCAGTTTCTAGTTGAAATGATCAGTGTGTCGTGCCTGGATTCAAATTGGGTTTCTTTCCGAGTCTGAAACTCGTACTGAAAGCCCTGTGCTTTCAGTGGCACACACAGGAGAATATCCAAAACCACACAGTAAAGTGTGTGATGCTCCAAGTTTCCCCAAACATTGGaaacagaagaggaaggaaaattaAGTGAAGCCCTGGACTTCAAGGGATGTGATGGAATTAAGGGATAACAGGTTTTTGTACTTTAATAATATGTATTCTATTATTATTTGCTTTCGAAGCTGCTTTTGTTCCACTTGTTTATTCTATCTCGACTTGCTAAGACAATTAGAGTTGATATGCCAGCAGTGCATGACACTATCAGCAACATTCAAATGAGAGCTTCTGGCCTGGCAGGCTGGCACCGTGCGTGCCTCTCTGTGCTCAGAAGTTAAAGCTTTGCAATCCACTAACACTCTATTAAAAACTAGTTAACATTTTACCAGCCCATGGCCTTTGAAAATGCACTCTGGGTGGAAGCCATAGGTATGTCTGATATGATAACAAATTGTATATAAAGCTAACCAAAAGACAATTATATCTGTTTCCCTAGGAGGCGATGGTAAACTAGACCCACTGTGTGAAAAGGCCAGGATAGCCGTGCTGAATGCCTACTGATCTCCTCATGGAACAGGCATCTCAAGTCGGCACAATAGCAGCTGCCCCAGCCATTCTATGATGCAGGCAGAAGTGGCTGTGCCACGGTGTGGACACTGGGCTCTACGAGTCAGAACAGGGCAACTCAGGCCTGACCTCCAGCTTACGCAGCCTCAGGATTCTCACctggctgcacaggagcccacagaaataataaaaaccacaTCATTTGTAACATCTCTCAATCTCAACCCAGAGGGAGAGCCCTCCAATATCAGGTACACATTGAGctgaaggaaacaataaaatgcAATCAAATAACAAGGTGCCGTTCCTGACTAATAACACATAGTTGCCAGAAGCATCTGAGATTCCATTGTTCAGTACTCAAAGAGCTCAGAACAGGTAAAATTAAAGAGAGGTTGGGGGAAGAGTGGGAATAAAGGCTTTTGAAAGTCTGAACCAAAAGCAAATGTTAATATTTGGAAACCTTGCTATTCCTACAGATTTATTTCTGACTCCTGAgggaataaatattttcaattgcTATTATAAAATTAGCTGAAATCAAATGTTCAGTTACTCTCAtctaaaacaagaaaatgacCTGCCTTCTTTTGCATTAAGATCGTCTGAGGAGGGCACGAAAGAGTCCTCGGCAGAATGTGAGATGGTTCCCTGGTCTCTCTGGAGTAGAACACAGCCCCATAGAGTTAAAGAGGGTTTTCACTAAGTTCAGTGTGAAAATCAGTCATGTCGAAATGATATTTTTACTTTCCAGTCTTATGCACCAATGTGTAGCATATATTCTTAACTATAGAGTAATGGAGAGGG
The Pongo abelii isolate AG06213 chromosome 8, NHGRI_mPonAbe1-v2.0_pri, whole genome shotgun sequence genome window above contains:
- the C8H10orf53 gene encoding UPF0728 protein C10orf53 homolog, translating into MPKNAVVILRYGPYSAAGLPVEHHTFRLQGLQAVLAIDGHEVILERIEDWNVVELMVNEEVVFHCNIKDLEFGGDGKLDPLCEKARIAVLNAY